The following are from one region of the Paenibacillus sp. JZ16 genome:
- a CDS encoding RelA/SpoT family protein, with protein sequence MGIERLLEKASAYIKEPDLLRIQEAYEFAEQAHHGQVRKSGEPYILHPLAVADIVVNMQMDTLSIIAALLHDVVEDTTVSLEQIRERFGDTCALLVDGLTKLERIQFRSKEEQQNENYRKMFIAMARDIRVIVIKLADRLHNMRTLKYQSEESQRRISYETLEIFCPIAHRLGISAIKWEMEDIALRYLNPQQYYRIANLMHKKRAEREQYIDNVIVCIREKLDEMGIQADLSGRPKHIYSVFKKMTVKNKQFNEIYDLLAIRIIVDNIKDCYATLGIIHTLWKPMPGRFKDYIAMPKTNMYQSLHTTVVGPNGEPTEVQIRTWEMHRTAEYGIAAHWSYKEGSAGNGGSFDNKMTFFREILELQHETKDASEFVESLKMDFFSDLVFVFTPKGEVIELPSGSVPLDFAYRIHTEVGNRTIGAKVNGRIVPLDHQLKTGDIVEILTSKHSYGPSQDWLKIAQSSHARSKIKQWFKKEKREENVEKGRDMLEREIKRLGLEVSEWTTDDKLMEAAKKFAFNDIEDMLSAVGFGGITAAQICTKVTEKLRKEQEEANQLELTSEMKEIKPAEKRSRPTNGVRVKGIDNLLVRFARCCNPVPGDDIVGYVTRGRGVSVHRSDCANLPSMGEGEDAARVIEVEWETAVEANYSVDIEVTGHDRNGLLNEVLQAVSESKTNISAVTGRSDKNKMAMIHMTILIRNTDHLHSVVERIKRVKDVYTVHRIMQ encoded by the coding sequence ATGGGCATAGAGCGATTACTCGAAAAGGCCAGCGCCTATATAAAAGAACCCGATCTTCTCCGCATCCAGGAAGCTTATGAATTTGCGGAGCAAGCCCACCACGGACAAGTGCGGAAATCGGGAGAACCTTATATTCTTCATCCGCTTGCGGTTGCAGACATCGTGGTGAATATGCAGATGGACACGTTGTCTATTATTGCTGCGTTGCTTCATGATGTCGTTGAGGATACAACTGTATCGCTCGAGCAGATCCGTGAGCGCTTCGGGGATACCTGCGCACTGCTGGTGGATGGTTTAACGAAACTGGAACGTATCCAATTCCGATCCAAAGAAGAACAGCAGAACGAAAATTATCGTAAAATGTTTATCGCGATGGCCCGGGACATCCGGGTGATCGTGATCAAGCTGGCGGATCGGCTTCACAATATGCGCACGCTTAAGTATCAGTCCGAGGAAAGCCAGCGCCGTATTTCCTATGAAACGCTAGAGATCTTTTGTCCGATCGCTCATCGTCTAGGTATTTCCGCGATCAAGTGGGAGATGGAGGATATCGCGCTTCGTTACTTGAATCCGCAGCAGTATTACCGCATTGCGAATTTAATGCACAAGAAGCGGGCTGAACGTGAGCAGTATATCGACAATGTCATAGTCTGTATCCGTGAGAAGCTCGACGAGATGGGCATACAAGCCGACTTATCGGGCAGGCCGAAGCATATCTACAGCGTGTTTAAGAAAATGACGGTGAAGAACAAGCAATTCAACGAAATTTATGATCTTCTTGCAATCCGCATTATTGTGGACAATATCAAGGATTGTTATGCTACGCTTGGCATCATCCACACCTTGTGGAAGCCGATGCCTGGCCGTTTCAAAGATTATATCGCCATGCCAAAAACGAATATGTATCAATCTCTTCATACGACGGTGGTCGGACCGAATGGGGAACCGACAGAGGTTCAGATCCGGACCTGGGAGATGCATCGTACGGCAGAGTACGGTATCGCGGCTCACTGGTCCTATAAAGAAGGTTCCGCAGGCAACGGAGGCAGCTTCGATAATAAGATGACGTTCTTCCGTGAAATATTGGAACTGCAGCATGAGACGAAGGATGCCTCGGAATTTGTAGAATCTCTGAAGATGGACTTTTTCTCCGATCTGGTTTTTGTGTTTACGCCAAAAGGCGAGGTGATCGAGCTGCCTTCAGGCTCCGTCCCTCTCGATTTTGCCTACCGAATTCATACTGAAGTAGGAAATCGAACGATTGGTGCCAAGGTCAACGGCAGAATCGTTCCGCTGGATCATCAACTCAAGACCGGCGATATCGTGGAAATTTTAACATCGAAACATTCGTACGGTCCGAGCCAGGACTGGTTGAAGATTGCCCAATCCTCCCATGCCCGCAGTAAGATCAAGCAGTGGTTCAAGAAAGAGAAGCGGGAAGAGAATGTGGAGAAGGGGCGCGATATGCTGGAGCGCGAAATCAAGCGCCTCGGTCTTGAGGTGTCCGAATGGACGACCGATGATAAATTAATGGAGGCGGCCAAGAAATTCGCCTTTAATGATATCGAGGATATGTTATCGGCGGTTGGCTTTGGCGGGATCACGGCCGCTCAAATCTGTACCAAAGTGACCGAGAAGCTCCGTAAGGAGCAGGAGGAAGCGAATCAGCTTGAATTGACCTCCGAGATGAAGGAAATCAAGCCGGCGGAGAAACGAAGCCGTCCGACTAACGGCGTGCGCGTGAAGGGGATTGATAATCTGCTGGTGCGCTTCGCGAGATGCTGCAATCCCGTACCCGGCGATGATATTGTCGGTTACGTTACCCGCGGACGCGGCGTATCGGTCCATCGTTCGGATTGTGCCAATCTGCCGTCCATGGGTGAAGGCGAGGATGCCGCTCGCGTCATCGAGGTGGAATGGGAAACGGCGGTTGAGGCTAACTACAGCGTCGATATCGAAGTGACGGGCCATGATCGCAACGGACTGTTAAATGAAGTTCTTCAGGCCGTTTCAGAGAGCAAAACAAATATTTCCGCTGTGACCGGCCGATCTGACAAGAACAAAATGGCGATGATTCACATGACGATTTTGATCCGCAATACGGATCATCTCCATTCCGTTGTGGAGCGAATCAAGCGGGTGAAGGATGTATATACCGTTCATCGAATCATGCAGTGA
- the recJ gene encoding single-stranded-DNA-specific exonuclease RecJ — protein sequence MLYSKYEWRIRSAESSITDRLAQDLSLPPMVASLMASRGIHSAEDGRRFLYGTFELTHDPYLMQGMQEAVPRIRKALEDREHILIYGDYDADGVSSTSLMIHLMRYLGASYDIYIPHRSNEGYGLHNHALDWAHQQGVSLVITVDTGISAVEQIAYANSLGIDVIVTDHHEPPEVLPEAYALINPKIPTCPYPFKGLAGVGVAYKLAQALVGEPPEEWLQIVSIGTIADLMPLTGENRVLVKHGIESMRSTKYEGIRCLLEVSGIHVEQVTAVNVAFSMAPRINASGRLDHAGRAVTLLTTEHREEAERLAWELDGLNKDRQQVVENIVQEALGMVQNRWRGQEVPPVIVLAGEGWNVGVVGIVASKILERFYRPVVILGIDPETGNCKGSARSIPGFDIYAALHSCKDVMDHFGGHPSAAGMSLHRDRLEEFEQGLHRYAEEALEEEHLIAICEADLEASLSEVSVPVIEQIEQLGPFGMANAVPKIVFRDVVIKDVRKIGKEGKHLKLRLQQKREVIDAISFGWGHLADILPVGSVVDVLGELSVNEWNGSRKVQLMIQDICAPYQQVFDYRGIKEPIQEIQRWRAELEPHLRCPAVRSAVVYAKDSHPEIKSQLYDMCLWVYDRNAGIMPDNDIAENSQEDISVLFVLDVPETAEQLDAFMSAFHSVPNIFMLHPTRNLRERLQIPDREQFKKLYVSLAGMTSAPVSENEVVGRLQKQTSLSERMLLKVLDVFEELAFIQRVQGQITFIPKPEKKPLDASRHFRELSDLADMEQHLLHAGTEQLTQWMMSRTKGVS from the coding sequence GTGCTGTATTCCAAATATGAATGGAGAATACGCTCGGCAGAGTCATCGATCACCGATAGGCTGGCCCAGGATCTGTCGTTGCCACCGATGGTGGCTTCGCTCATGGCGTCACGAGGGATACATTCAGCCGAGGATGGACGGAGATTTCTATATGGAACGTTTGAGCTGACGCATGACCCTTATCTCATGCAAGGGATGCAGGAGGCTGTACCGCGTATTCGTAAAGCGCTGGAGGATCGGGAGCATATTCTAATTTACGGCGATTATGATGCAGACGGTGTTTCCAGCACGTCATTGATGATTCATCTGATGCGTTACTTGGGCGCATCTTATGATATTTATATACCTCACCGATCCAATGAAGGTTATGGCTTACATAATCACGCGCTGGATTGGGCTCATCAGCAAGGGGTCAGTCTGGTCATTACCGTTGATACCGGGATTAGCGCAGTGGAGCAAATTGCGTATGCCAACAGCCTTGGCATCGACGTAATTGTCACGGACCATCATGAGCCGCCTGAGGTGCTGCCAGAAGCCTATGCGCTGATCAACCCGAAAATCCCTACATGTCCCTATCCCTTTAAGGGGCTGGCGGGCGTAGGCGTGGCTTACAAGCTGGCACAGGCTCTCGTTGGAGAACCGCCGGAGGAATGGCTTCAGATTGTTTCTATCGGAACCATTGCTGACTTGATGCCGCTCACGGGGGAGAACCGGGTGCTTGTGAAGCACGGGATCGAATCGATGCGGAGTACGAAGTATGAAGGCATCCGCTGCTTGCTTGAGGTATCAGGAATTCATGTGGAGCAAGTGACAGCCGTTAATGTGGCATTCTCCATGGCACCACGGATTAATGCCAGTGGCCGTCTGGATCATGCAGGCCGTGCCGTTACGCTGCTTACAACAGAACACCGGGAAGAAGCGGAGCGGCTTGCCTGGGAATTGGATGGGCTGAACAAGGATCGGCAGCAAGTGGTCGAAAACATCGTCCAGGAAGCGCTGGGCATGGTTCAAAACCGCTGGAGAGGACAGGAGGTTCCTCCTGTAATCGTGTTGGCGGGTGAAGGCTGGAACGTTGGCGTAGTTGGCATCGTGGCCTCCAAAATACTGGAGCGATTCTACAGGCCTGTTGTTATTCTCGGGATTGATCCCGAGACGGGGAACTGTAAAGGTTCCGCCCGATCGATTCCGGGATTCGATATTTATGCGGCTCTGCATTCCTGCAAGGACGTCATGGACCACTTTGGGGGGCATCCATCCGCAGCGGGCATGAGCCTCCATCGGGACCGTTTGGAGGAATTTGAACAGGGACTTCATCGATATGCGGAAGAAGCGCTCGAAGAAGAGCATCTGATTGCAATCTGTGAAGCGGACCTGGAGGCTAGCTTGTCGGAGGTATCGGTGCCTGTTATTGAACAAATTGAACAATTAGGCCCGTTTGGCATGGCCAATGCTGTGCCGAAGATTGTCTTTCGGGATGTTGTCATCAAGGACGTCCGCAAAATCGGCAAAGAGGGGAAACATCTGAAGCTTCGTTTGCAGCAAAAGCGGGAGGTTATCGATGCAATCTCATTCGGCTGGGGACATCTAGCCGATATTTTGCCGGTGGGATCGGTTGTGGATGTGCTTGGCGAGCTTTCCGTGAATGAATGGAACGGGAGCCGTAAAGTACAGCTCATGATTCAGGATATCTGCGCCCCTTATCAACAGGTGTTTGACTACCGCGGGATCAAGGAGCCGATACAGGAAATTCAGAGGTGGAGAGCGGAGCTGGAGCCGCATCTGCGCTGCCCGGCAGTCCGTTCCGCAGTGGTGTACGCAAAAGATTCACATCCGGAAATAAAAAGTCAATTGTATGATATGTGCCTTTGGGTATATGATAGGAATGCTGGCATCATGCCGGATAATGATATTGCTGAGAACAGTCAAGAAGATATTTCCGTTTTGTTCGTACTGGATGTACCGGAGACGGCTGAACAATTGGATGCATTCATGTCAGCCTTCCATTCCGTTCCTAATATATTCATGCTGCATCCGACCCGGAACCTGCGCGAACGACTGCAAATTCCGGACCGCGAACAGTTTAAAAAGCTGTACGTTTCACTTGCCGGAATGACGTCCGCTCCCGTGTCGGAGAATGAGGTTGTAGGACGTCTGCAGAAGCAGACGTCCTTGTCCGAACGCATGCTGCTCAAAGTACTGGATGTGTTTGAGGAATTGGCGTTCATCCAGCGTGTTCAGGGACAGATTACCTTTATACCGAAGCCGGAGAAAAAACCGCTGGACGCTTCCCGTCACTTCCGTGAACTAAGCGATTTGGCAGATATGGAGCAGCATCTGCTGCATGCCGGTACGGAACAATTAACCCAATGGATGATGTCCCGCACAAAAGGCGTATCTTAA
- a CDS encoding cation diffusion facilitator family transporter: protein MSNERLNHTETVLWTGIVADFALALCKGIAGYLSGSKALIGDALHSAANAVTLLVDRLPSLGIFGNKNLIRDKRNVSGTTEPVISILFAVLLIMGGIQIAVSAIQTMASGDLEPPTESALLAVFISLAVNEAVFQYQSRQIKRNNDPRYEVLSADHRFTLYSSLTVLIGVSLAMGGSYFDWTPLLYMDSVAALIVACLVVRKGYILIVHSVYGTLVEEKRHEHEAEFMDTIQRVHGVITIEELKVQEYGQIRHVNIEVKVTVNPRTSVLEAQEIAERIRKLLTHRFIQVTDAKVHVVPYEPGYPYKSNFDLMDNDMPTLPQ from the coding sequence GTGAGCAATGAACGTTTGAATCATACGGAGACTGTCCTTTGGACAGGCATTGTAGCGGATTTTGCATTGGCCTTGTGCAAAGGGATCGCCGGTTACTTATCCGGCAGTAAGGCTCTAATCGGAGATGCTCTGCATTCTGCCGCGAACGCCGTAACTTTACTGGTGGACCGTTTGCCAAGCCTCGGTATATTCGGCAATAAAAACTTAATTCGGGACAAACGGAACGTTTCGGGCACAACGGAGCCGGTGATCTCGATCCTATTTGCCGTTTTATTGATCATGGGTGGTATTCAAATTGCGGTATCCGCGATCCAAACCATGGCATCAGGCGACCTGGAGCCGCCGACCGAATCGGCATTGCTTGCAGTTTTTATATCACTCGCGGTGAATGAAGCCGTGTTTCAGTACCAATCCCGGCAGATAAAAAGAAACAATGACCCCAGGTACGAGGTGCTGTCCGCTGATCATCGATTTACCTTGTACTCTTCGCTAACGGTATTGATCGGCGTGTCACTAGCGATGGGCGGCTCCTACTTCGATTGGACACCCCTGCTCTATATGGATTCGGTTGCGGCTCTGATTGTGGCTTGTCTCGTGGTCCGCAAGGGGTATATTTTAATCGTTCATTCCGTTTATGGTACCCTCGTGGAAGAGAAGCGGCATGAGCACGAAGCCGAATTCATGGATACGATTCAGCGGGTACATGGCGTGATCACGATCGAGGAACTGAAGGTTCAGGAATACGGGCAGATCCGTCATGTGAACATTGAAGTGAAAGTTACCGTGAATCCCCGGACGTCCGTGTTGGAGGCTCAAGAAATTGCCGAGCGCATCCGGAAGCTGTTAACTCATCGTTTTATTCAGGTTACGGATGCCAAAGTTCACGTTGTACCCTATGAACCGGGTTATCCGTATAAATCGAACTTTGACTTGATGGACAACGATATGCCGACACTGCCGCAGTAG
- the uraA gene encoding uracil permease, with protein MQREIQVDEKLPFGPGFLLSLQHLFAMFGSTVLVPNLFGVDPGMILLMNGIGTLLYIFLCKGKIPAYLGSSFAFISPVLLVLADDPEANYSKALGAFIVTGIIFCLVALIVKYAGTKWIDFVFPPAVMGAIIAMIGLELVPVAAGMAGFLPEEGQSLDPKIITISLVTLGVTVLGSILFRGFAKIIHILIGIVVGYALSFALGVVDTEKIANAKFLSAPELTTPVFDNGAIWSIIPVAIVVIVEHIGHLLVTSNIVGKDLSRDPGLHRSLLGNGISTILSGFVGSTPNTTYGENIGVMALTKVYSVFVIAGAAIIAILLSFSGTFSAVVANIPTPVMGGVSLLLFGVIAASGLRIFVEQRVDFSKASNMILATLVLVTGISGVTLKIPNTTIELKGMALATIVGVLMALLFKVFEITGLSNEQNDEPLVEKTPD; from the coding sequence TTGCAACGAGAAATTCAAGTAGATGAGAAACTTCCGTTTGGCCCAGGCTTTCTTCTGAGCCTGCAGCATTTGTTCGCCATGTTCGGAAGTACGGTGCTTGTACCGAACCTATTCGGCGTGGATCCCGGCATGATCCTGCTGATGAACGGCATCGGCACACTGCTCTACATTTTTTTATGTAAAGGGAAGATCCCGGCCTACCTCGGCTCAAGCTTTGCCTTTATCTCGCCGGTTCTGCTCGTGCTCGCCGACGATCCGGAAGCCAACTATAGCAAGGCACTGGGCGCCTTTATCGTAACAGGGATTATCTTCTGCCTGGTAGCTCTTATCGTTAAATATGCAGGAACCAAATGGATCGACTTTGTATTCCCGCCAGCGGTAATGGGTGCCATTATTGCCATGATCGGGCTTGAGCTTGTACCGGTTGCCGCAGGTATGGCCGGCTTCTTACCAGAAGAGGGACAATCCCTTGATCCTAAAATCATTACGATTTCACTCGTAACACTTGGCGTCACCGTACTCGGATCGATCCTGTTCCGCGGCTTCGCCAAAATCATTCACATTCTGATCGGAATTGTTGTCGGTTATGCTCTCTCCTTCGCGCTAGGCGTGGTAGACACCGAAAAAATCGCGAACGCGAAGTTCCTGTCGGCCCCGGAGCTGACAACCCCGGTTTTCGATAACGGAGCGATCTGGTCCATCATACCGGTAGCAATCGTTGTGATCGTTGAGCACATCGGCCACCTGCTGGTCACCAGCAATATCGTGGGCAAAGACCTCTCCAGAGACCCTGGCCTGCACCGCTCCCTTCTCGGTAACGGTATATCCACCATTCTGTCAGGATTCGTAGGCTCCACACCCAATACCACCTATGGTGAAAATATCGGGGTCATGGCACTGACAAAGGTATACTCGGTATTCGTAATTGCCGGAGCAGCCATTATTGCGATTCTGCTCTCCTTCTCCGGTACGTTCTCCGCCGTTGTAGCGAACATTCCTACACCTGTAATGGGCGGCGTATCTCTGTTGCTGTTCGGGGTTATCGCAGCTTCCGGTCTTCGGATCTTTGTTGAGCAAAGGGTCGATTTCTCCAAAGCAAGCAACATGATCCTGGCTACGCTGGTCCTGGTTACAGGGATTAGCGGCGTAACATTGAAGATTCCTAACACTACCATCGAGCTGAAGGGTATGGCCCTGGCTACCATCGTAGGTGTTCTCATGGCCCTTCTCTTCAAAGTCTTCGAGATTACCGGCCTCTCCAATGAACAAAATGATGAGCCGCTCGTAGAAAAAACGCCGGATTGA
- a CDS encoding adenine phosphoribosyltransferase, whose translation MDFKDYIRVIPDFPQAGISFKDITTLLKNGEVYRKAIEELKVLVSDLKIDVIAGPEARGFVVGAPLAYALGVGFAPIRKSGKLPYETIEVGYDLEYGKDRLAMHTDAIEKGQNVLIADDLLATGGTIATSVNLIRQLGGNVVGAAFMIELADLNGRSKLDGIDVFTLMQYE comes from the coding sequence TTGGATTTTAAAGATTATATTCGTGTCATTCCCGATTTTCCGCAGGCGGGGATCAGCTTCAAAGATATTACTACACTGCTCAAGAATGGTGAGGTGTATCGTAAAGCCATCGAAGAATTGAAGGTCTTGGTATCCGATCTCAAAATTGATGTGATAGCTGGTCCCGAAGCCCGTGGATTTGTTGTAGGTGCACCGCTGGCTTATGCTCTTGGGGTAGGATTCGCGCCCATTCGCAAAAGCGGAAAGCTTCCCTACGAAACGATCGAAGTGGGATATGACCTCGAATATGGTAAAGATCGCTTGGCGATGCATACCGATGCAATCGAGAAGGGTCAAAATGTATTGATTGCGGATGATCTTCTTGCAACAGGCGGCACGATTGCGACTTCGGTTAACCTCATTCGTCAATTGGGCGGAAACGTTGTTGGAGCTGCATTCATGATCGAGCTGGCTGATCTCAATGGCCGTTCGAAGCTGGATGGAATCGATGTATTTACATTAATGCAATACGAGTAA
- the secD gene encoding protein translocase subunit SecD: MKRIISFVGTVLVITVLMAVTTPGLLKDVRLGLDLKGGFEILYEAEPLMEGQQVTKEALQETAKSLQKRADAMGTSEPEVTPEGTNRIRLKVAGVTDEAEVRKTMKEPANLTFRSNDGCKEGEEFCKIELRGDDFVENGASVAYDQLNQPMIDIKVKDKGKFAEITERLLGQELAIFMDDQLLSAPTVRAVLTDGTAQITGNYSLDEAKQIRDTINLGALPLKLVEKYSQSVGATLGMQSLTKTLQAGLIASVAILLFMIIRYRVPGLLASFALILHTWLLILVFVWADFTLTLPGIAAFILGIGMAVDANIITYERIREEIRTGKSVPSAVKAGGKSSLRAIMDSNLTTILVAAVMFGFGTGAVKGFALVLILEIIVSIATNVYFSRFLLNLLVNIGWARKPSHYGVKERDIREL, translated from the coding sequence ATGAAGAGAATTATCAGTTTCGTCGGAACCGTACTCGTGATCACTGTATTAATGGCCGTTACAACTCCGGGCTTGCTGAAAGACGTCCGTCTAGGTTTGGATCTTAAGGGTGGATTCGAAATCCTATATGAAGCGGAGCCTTTGATGGAAGGGCAGCAAGTCACAAAAGAAGCACTGCAGGAAACCGCAAAGAGTTTGCAAAAGCGTGCGGATGCAATGGGAACATCAGAGCCTGAGGTTACGCCGGAAGGGACGAACCGGATCCGCTTAAAGGTGGCAGGCGTAACGGATGAGGCTGAAGTTCGAAAAACAATGAAAGAACCTGCAAACCTCACATTCCGAAGCAATGACGGCTGTAAAGAAGGCGAGGAGTTCTGTAAAATTGAGCTCCGCGGTGACGATTTCGTCGAGAACGGCGCATCGGTTGCCTATGATCAGCTTAATCAGCCTATGATAGATATTAAAGTGAAGGACAAGGGGAAGTTTGCTGAAATTACAGAACGTCTTCTCGGTCAAGAGCTGGCTATCTTCATGGACGACCAACTGCTGTCAGCTCCGACGGTGCGAGCCGTATTAACGGACGGTACCGCACAAATTACGGGGAATTATTCGCTGGATGAAGCAAAGCAGATCCGGGATACGATTAATCTCGGCGCCCTGCCGCTGAAACTGGTCGAGAAATACTCTCAGAGCGTAGGGGCTACGCTTGGCATGCAATCTCTTACAAAGACTTTACAAGCCGGTCTGATCGCTTCTGTTGCGATCCTGCTGTTCATGATTATCAGATATCGCGTACCGGGCTTGCTGGCAAGCTTTGCACTTATTTTGCATACATGGCTTCTGATCCTTGTTTTCGTATGGGCTGACTTTACGCTGACGCTCCCAGGTATTGCGGCATTTATATTAGGTATTGGTATGGCGGTTGATGCCAATATCATCACCTATGAGCGCATTCGGGAAGAGATCAGAACTGGCAAGAGTGTTCCATCCGCGGTCAAAGCAGGCGGTAAGTCATCCCTGCGAGCTATTATGGACTCCAACTTGACGACGATACTCGTTGCCGCTGTCATGTTCGGATTTGGTACCGGCGCGGTCAAAGGTTTTGCGCTTGTATTGATTCTGGAGATCATCGTGAGTATTGCCACGAACGTTTATTTCTCCCGTTTCTTGCTCAATCTGCTTGTGAATATTGGTTGGGCCCGCAAACCGAGCCATTATGGCGTAAAGGAGCGTGACATTCGTGAGCTTTAA
- the secF gene encoding protein translocase subunit SecF, with protein sequence MSFKNFDFVGKSRFFYILSIAITILGLVFLLTRGLNYGVDFQSGSNVDISLSKTLTTEQIDTVLEEAGIGEDASITPGNDRVNIRFREVLTEDQDMKMRTGIEKLDEKATFEVNTVDPEMAKELGRNAIYAVLISCIGIIIYVSIRFEWRFAIAAIVALLHDAFVVISIFSILGLEVDLTFIIAVLTIIGYSINDTIVIFDRIRENLRFAKIKRYSDLKDLVNKSLSQTLGRSIYTALSVFIAAFFILLLGGESIQMFSLAICIGLLFGAYSSIFIASPLWLLLKGRNVSNKPNSPKPSKDKIEI encoded by the coding sequence GTGAGCTTTAAGAACTTTGATTTCGTAGGCAAAAGCAGGTTTTTCTATATACTGTCCATTGCAATTACGATTCTGGGCTTGGTATTCCTCTTGACTCGTGGTCTTAACTACGGCGTTGATTTCCAATCCGGTTCGAACGTGGACATTTCCCTCTCCAAAACGCTGACTACGGAGCAGATTGATACCGTGTTAGAAGAGGCGGGAATCGGTGAAGATGCGAGCATTACACCTGGTAATGACCGCGTGAATATCCGATTCAGGGAGGTTCTGACCGAGGATCAGGATATGAAGATGCGTACCGGCATTGAGAAGCTGGATGAAAAGGCTACTTTCGAGGTCAACACGGTGGACCCCGAGATGGCAAAAGAGCTGGGCCGAAACGCAATTTATGCCGTATTGATCTCCTGTATCGGAATTATCATCTATGTCAGCATCCGCTTTGAATGGCGCTTTGCGATAGCAGCGATCGTAGCCCTTCTGCATGATGCATTCGTGGTTATCAGTATTTTCTCTATCCTCGGTCTTGAGGTAGACCTGACATTCATTATTGCTGTTCTGACGATTATCGGTTACTCAATTAACGATACGATCGTCATCTTTGACCGGATCAGGGAAAATCTAAGGTTTGCCAAGATCAAGCGATACTCGGATCTTAAGGATCTGGTGAACAAAAGCTTATCTCAGACACTCGGCCGTTCGATATATACGGCACTGTCCGTGTTTATTGCAGCGTTCTTCATACTTCTGCTTGGCGGTGAGTCGATTCAGATGTTCTCGCTGGCGATTTGTATCGGTTTGTTATTCGGCGCGTACTCTTCGATCTTTATCGCGAGTCCGTTGTGGCTCCTCCTTAAAGGGCGCAATGTCAGCAATAAACCAAATTCGCCTAAGCCAAGCAAAGATAAGATTGAAATTTAA
- the dtd gene encoding D-aminoacyl-tRNA deacylase: MRVVIQRCKHAQVTVDNEIVGQIEAGLMVLVGVTHEDEEKDAKYLAEKVAGLRIFEDEDGKMNFSVQDVGGAILSVSQFTLYGDTRKGKRPNFMAAAKPDEANALYEAFNRELIAKGLQVETGVFGAMMDVSLTNWGPVTLIIDSRS, encoded by the coding sequence ATGAGAGTGGTTATTCAAAGATGTAAGCATGCGCAAGTCACGGTTGACAATGAAATCGTTGGCCAGATTGAAGCGGGATTGATGGTGCTGGTCGGTGTGACGCACGAGGATGAAGAGAAGGATGCCAAATACCTTGCCGAGAAGGTTGCGGGGCTGCGCATTTTTGAGGACGAGGATGGAAAAATGAATTTTAGCGTCCAGGACGTGGGCGGAGCCATTCTGTCGGTATCCCAGTTTACACTTTATGGTGACACCCGCAAGGGAAAACGCCCGAATTTCATGGCCGCCGCCAAACCGGATGAAGCGAATGCATTGTATGAAGCGTTTAACCGCGAGCTCATAGCGAAGGGGTTGCAGGTTGAGACCGGGGTGTTCGGAGCCATGATGGACGTGTCGCTAACGAATTGGGGACCGGTAACCCTGATCATTGACAGCAGATCATAA
- a CDS encoding type 1 glutamine amidotransferase domain-containing protein produces MSKVAFLLADQFEDSEMKTPYDAVKEAGHQADIIGLKQGQEVKGKQGKASYTTDKAIADVNINDYDAVVIPGGSSPENLRLDSHILQFVAAADKAGKPIASICHGPQILASADLLKGRTITSYPPLQDDMVNAGANFKDEEVVVDRNLITSRTPKDEPAFVRELLKAL; encoded by the coding sequence ATGAGTAAAGTTGCATTTCTACTAGCTGACCAATTCGAAGATTCCGAGATGAAAACTCCTTATGATGCCGTGAAGGAAGCGGGGCATCAAGCTGATATTATTGGGTTGAAGCAAGGACAAGAGGTTAAGGGTAAACAAGGCAAGGCATCGTATACAACGGATAAAGCCATTGCCGACGTCAATATAAACGATTATGATGCGGTGGTTATTCCAGGCGGCTCTTCCCCGGAAAATTTGCGTCTGGATTCCCATATATTGCAGTTTGTTGCAGCAGCGGACAAGGCAGGCAAACCAATTGCCTCGATATGCCACGGGCCGCAAATTCTGGCAAGTGCCGACCTGCTGAAGGGACGCACGATCACTTCCTATCCTCCGCTTCAGGATGATATGGTGAATGCCGGCGCTAACTTTAAGGATGAGGAAGTCGTCGTGGATCGTAACTTGATTACGTCCCGGACGCCGAAAGACGAGCCGGCCTTTGTGCGTGAGCTGTTAAAGGCACTGTAA